The following are encoded together in the Octopus sinensis linkage group LG15, ASM634580v1, whole genome shotgun sequence genome:
- the LOC115219710 gene encoding myosin catalytic light chain LC-1, mantle muscle isoform X2: MSQLTKDEIEEVREVFDLFDFWDGRDGDVDAYKVGDLLRCLGMNPTEAQIHKHGGTKKMGEKSYKLEEILPIYEEMSLEKDKGTNADFMEAFKTFDREGQGFISSAEMRNVLKSLGEKITDAQMTEIIQFCDIREDIDGNIKYEEFIKRVMSGPFPDGEK, translated from the exons tcTCAGCTCACAAAGGACGAAATTGAAG aAGTAAGAGAGGTGTTCGACTTATTTGATTTCTGGGATGGTCGTGATGGAGATGTCGATGCTTACAAAGTGGGGGATCTGCTCCGGTGTCTGGGAATGAACCCAACAGAAGCACAGATTCACAAGCATGGCGGTACCAAGAAGATGG GTGAGAAATCTTACAAACTGGAAGAAATCTTGCCAATCTATGAAGAAATGAGCTTGGAAAAAGATAAGGGTACAAACGCTGACTTTATGGAAGCATTCAAAACCTTTGACAGAGAGGGTCAAGGTTTCATCTCATCGGCAGAAATGAGAAACGTACTTAAGTCCTTGG GAGAGAAAATCACTGACGCACAAATGACTGAAATCATTCAGTTCTGCGATATCAGAGAAGACATCGATGGCAACATCAAATATGAAG AATTCATTAAGAGAGTTATGTCTGGTCCTTTCCCTGATGGTgagaaataa
- the LOC115219710 gene encoding myosin catalytic light chain LC-1, mantle muscle isoform X1: MSQLTKDEIEEVREVFDLFDFWDGRDGDVDAYKVGDLLRCLGMNPTEAQIHKHGGTKKMGEKSYKLEEILPIYEEMSLEKDKGTNADFMEAFKTFDREGQGFISSAEMRNVLKSLGEKITDAQMTEIIQFCDIREDIDGNIKYEEFIKRVMSGPFPDGEK, encoded by the exons ATG tcTCAGCTCACAAAGGACGAAATTGAAG aAGTAAGAGAGGTGTTCGACTTATTTGATTTCTGGGATGGTCGTGATGGAGATGTCGATGCTTACAAAGTGGGGGATCTGCTCCGGTGTCTGGGAATGAACCCAACAGAAGCACAGATTCACAAGCATGGCGGTACCAAGAAGATGG GTGAGAAATCTTACAAACTGGAAGAAATCTTGCCAATCTATGAAGAAATGAGCTTGGAAAAAGATAAGGGTACAAACGCTGACTTTATGGAAGCATTCAAAACCTTTGACAGAGAGGGTCAAGGTTTCATCTCATCGGCAGAAATGAGAAACGTACTTAAGTCCTTGG GAGAGAAAATCACTGACGCACAAATGACTGAAATCATTCAGTTCTGCGATATCAGAGAAGACATCGATGGCAACATCAAATATGAAG AATTCATTAAGAGAGTTATGTCTGGTCCTTTCCCTGATGGTgagaaataa